The DNA sequence TGTTTGGTCTGGCACTGGATCATGAAGATGAAGAGAAAATGGTATTTACTATATACGATACGAAGGATCCGGTCTGATGAAACACCTCGGTTTATATATTTTCTTAGCTTCATTAGTTGTTATCACTGGTTTTGTTTATTTTTATTTCTCTTCTATCCTTTCCCCTCTCGAAGCAAGGCAGGAAGCAGCAGTGGAAAATGCAATGGAGGAGGCGGACATTCAGGAAGTAAAGAATGTGGACTATTTTCACGGGAGCCGTTCATACCAAGTGATTGATGCTGTAACTAATGAAGACGAAGCGATTTATGTTCTTGTGGAAGAAACGGAATCAGAAACTGATCCAGTTATTCTCCCTCACAGCGAAGGAATTTCATTTGACGAGGCTGCTGCTGCGGCTGGGGAAAACTCGAACATAGCAGAATTGAAATCTGTAAAAATTGGACTGATGGAAGATACACCTGTATACGA is a window from the Alkalicoccus halolimnae genome containing:
- a CDS encoding DUF5590 domain-containing protein — translated: MKHLGLYIFLASLVVITGFVYFYFSSILSPLEARQEAAVENAMEEADIQEVKNVDYFHGSRSYQVIDAVTNEDEAIYVLVEETESETDPVILPHSEGISFDEAAAAAGENSNIAELKSVKIGLMEDTPVYEIHYADPEGRLSYYYVTFANGEYVRSYQLSPA